In Haliscomenobacter hydrossis DSM 1100, the DNA window GAGGGCAACTGCTGGCGGGCGGTGCAATACCTGGAGAATACATTTGCCGTAGAGCACGCCGAAGAACCTTCCCAGGCGCGGCATGCCGGCGCGGTAGTGGGGACATTTTTAGCAGGTTTGGCCGATTTGGATCCGTCCGAGGTACAAGATGCTTTGCCCGGGTTTCACGATAGTTTGAGCCGCTACCAACATTTTTTGAAGGCGGTCAAAGCAGACCAGGCTGGACGCTTGGCTGAAGTGCAAACGGAAGTAGACTTTGTAAAACGCGAAGCAGCCGTTTTTGAAAAAATAAATCAATTGGGCTTGCCGCTGCGGGTTGTACACAATGACCCCAAAATTGCCAATGTTCTTTTTGATCGTTCCAGCCACGAGGCGATTGCGCTCATCGATTGGGACACCATCCAGGCAGGAAGTTTTTTGTCAGACTTTGGCGATATGGTGCGGAGCATGGCACCCAGTTTTTCTGAAGATGAGCCCGATACCAGCAACGTGCACCTGGAGGTCCCGCTGTTTGAAGGATTGGTGCGTGGATTTGTGCCGACAATCCGGTCGGTATTAACCCCGGTAGAAAAAGAAAACCTGCTCCAGGGCGCTTTTTGGATCATTCTGGAACAAATGATGCGCTTTTTGGGCGACTACCTCAATGGCGATCAGTACTACAAGATTCAATATCCCGAGCACAACATCGTCAGGGCGCGCAACCAGATGGCGCTCTACCAATCCATCAAAGAGAAAGAGGAGGAATTGCAACAGATTTTGGCGAAGCACCTCCAAATACATGCTAAGGCTTAGGGCAAGCCAAATTGCCAAAGTAGCGCACAATGCCAATCTGAATAAACACTAGATTGTCTTTGTTGCTGCTATTGCCCCTTTGGGAACCTTCTTTGCCCAATTGGCTGCT includes these proteins:
- a CDS encoding phosphotransferase enzyme family protein, whose translation is MPSPTVFAYFGFTEDLHLEPLGSGNINDTWLGTSATGEKVVLQRINTVVFPYPERIMHNYWIVLAHLRSKNLKLRLPNLFPGIDGQGYLFDEEGNCWRAVQYLENTFAVEHAEEPSQARHAGAVVGTFLAGLADLDPSEVQDALPGFHDSLSRYQHFLKAVKADQAGRLAEVQTEVDFVKREAAVFEKINQLGLPLRVVHNDPKIANVLFDRSSHEAIALIDWDTIQAGSFLSDFGDMVRSMAPSFSEDEPDTSNVHLEVPLFEGLVRGFVPTIRSVLTPVEKENLLQGAFWIILEQMMRFLGDYLNGDQYYKIQYPEHNIVRARNQMALYQSIKEKEEELQQILAKHLQIHAKA